One window of the Agrobacterium larrymoorei genome contains the following:
- a CDS encoding imelysin family protein, whose protein sequence is MDISMRKLIAALPLTMLLFVGTAKAQDVELMPPPPLDPVKVRATMEKAVDGFIRPGYKTFRDKASLLEGTMKALCTDPSADRMKDAKRGFADTVDAWSHIEVVRVGPVIEQNRFERILYYPDKKGLGLKQVQRYLTDKDESVTTAEGLKTKSVAAQGLGALEFVLYGTGADALVSQKNDFRCRYGAAIAGNLANIGNELVASWTAPDGTAKNWKEPGPDDPVFRDEREALVAMLGILVHAAEAIRDQRIETFYKGPDNVKFPRTAIYWRSGLTWKSIGDNIAAVQDLLHTAQMGDLLPPDQRSIIGSIDFIAKSMVRVSGTINPDVEKALADDKDRAKVDYLLLNGKDLIYRINDQYGGAIGLSSGFSFSDGD, encoded by the coding sequence ATGGACATTTCGATGCGCAAACTTATCGCAGCCCTACCTCTGACGATGCTTCTCTTCGTCGGTACGGCTAAGGCCCAGGATGTCGAGCTTATGCCGCCGCCACCGCTCGACCCAGTCAAGGTGCGCGCGACGATGGAAAAGGCGGTCGATGGCTTCATCCGCCCGGGCTATAAGACCTTCCGCGACAAGGCGAGCCTGCTGGAAGGCACGATGAAGGCGCTGTGCACTGACCCATCGGCCGACAGGATGAAGGATGCCAAGCGGGGCTTTGCCGATACGGTCGATGCATGGTCGCATATCGAAGTCGTTCGAGTGGGTCCGGTGATCGAGCAGAACCGTTTCGAGCGCATTCTCTATTATCCGGACAAGAAGGGGCTGGGCTTGAAACAGGTTCAGCGCTATCTCACTGACAAGGACGAGAGCGTCACGACGGCAGAAGGATTGAAGACAAAGAGTGTCGCGGCACAAGGGCTCGGCGCTCTGGAATTCGTCCTCTACGGCACCGGTGCTGATGCGCTGGTATCGCAGAAGAACGATTTCCGCTGCCGCTATGGCGCGGCAATCGCCGGCAATCTCGCCAATATCGGAAACGAACTGGTGGCGAGCTGGACTGCACCGGACGGCACCGCGAAAAACTGGAAGGAGCCGGGACCGGACGATCCCGTTTTTCGCGACGAGCGCGAGGCGCTGGTGGCCATGCTGGGCATTCTCGTCCACGCCGCGGAGGCGATCCGCGACCAGCGCATCGAGACCTTCTATAAGGGACCGGACAATGTGAAATTTCCACGCACCGCCATTTACTGGCGCTCCGGCCTCACCTGGAAAAGCATTGGTGACAATATCGCTGCCGTTCAGGATCTGCTCCACACCGCGCAGATGGGCGATCTCCTGCCGCCGGATCAACGCTCGATCATCGGCTCCATCGACTTCATCGCCAAATCCATGGTCCGCGTCTCCGGCACTATCAATCCCGATGTCGAGAAAGCCTTGGCTGACGACAAGGACCGCGCCAAGGTCGATTACCTGCTGTTGAACGGCAAGGACCTGATCTACCGCATCAACGACCAATATGGCGGCGCCATTGGTCTAAGCTCAGGCTTTTCCTTTTCGGACGGAGACTGA
- a CDS encoding imelysin family protein, which translates to MFRKTVLSASMALLAASSAFTAAPARAATDPAAVVKHYAELAQAKYQDSLTTAEALDKAIDALIATPSEATLKAARDAWIKARVPYQQSEVYRFGNPIVDEWEGKVNAWPLDEGLIDYVDSSYGTESDENELYTANIIANKKLTVGGEVVDASKITPELIRSLAEAGEVEANVTTGYHAIEFLLWGQDLNGTGPGAGNRPYTDYDTKNCTGGNCDRRADYLKAASTLLVSDLKEMAANWAPDGEATKNVEADPKKGLTAILTGMGSLSYGELAGERMKLGLLLHDPEEEHDCFSDNTYNSHLNDAIGIASAYTGEYTRADGTKMSGPSLSDLVSASDKKLDDEMKAKLNKTLDAMHAMEKRAQTVEAYDQMIGEGNKEGNAVVQTAIDGLLDQTKTIERVIAALDLGKIELEGSQSLDNPNAVFN; encoded by the coding sequence ATGTTTCGCAAAACCGTTCTGAGCGCCAGCATGGCGCTTCTCGCTGCATCGTCAGCCTTCACCGCGGCTCCCGCAAGAGCAGCGACCGATCCCGCCGCCGTGGTCAAGCACTATGCCGAACTGGCACAGGCGAAATATCAGGATTCGTTGACCACGGCAGAAGCACTGGACAAGGCGATCGATGCATTGATCGCCACGCCAAGCGAGGCAACGCTCAAGGCTGCACGCGACGCCTGGATCAAGGCACGCGTTCCCTATCAGCAGTCGGAAGTCTACCGTTTCGGCAACCCGATCGTTGATGAGTGGGAAGGCAAGGTCAATGCATGGCCACTGGACGAAGGCCTTATCGATTATGTCGATAGTTCTTATGGCACGGAAAGCGATGAGAACGAGCTATACACAGCCAACATCATCGCCAACAAAAAGCTGACCGTTGGTGGCGAAGTCGTCGACGCATCGAAGATCACGCCAGAACTGATCAGAAGCCTTGCGGAAGCGGGCGAGGTGGAAGCCAATGTTACCACGGGTTATCACGCCATCGAGTTTCTGCTGTGGGGTCAGGATTTGAACGGCACCGGCCCGGGCGCAGGCAACCGCCCCTACACCGACTACGATACAAAGAACTGCACAGGCGGTAATTGCGACCGCCGCGCCGATTATCTGAAAGCCGCGTCCACCCTGCTCGTCTCAGACCTGAAGGAAATGGCCGCGAACTGGGCGCCGGACGGCGAGGCGACGAAGAATGTCGAGGCCGATCCCAAAAAGGGCCTGACCGCCATTCTCACCGGCATGGGCTCGCTGTCCTATGGCGAGCTTGCGGGCGAGCGCATGAAGCTCGGCCTGCTGTTGCACGATCCTGAAGAAGAGCATGATTGCTTCTCCGACAACACCTATAACTCGCACCTCAATGACGCGATCGGCATCGCCTCGGCCTATACCGGCGAATACACCCGCGCCGACGGTACCAAGATGAGCGGGCCTTCGCTTTCCGATCTCGTTTCCGCCAGCGACAAGAAGCTGGACGACGAGATGAAAGCGAAGCTCAACAAGACTCTCGATGCCATGCACGCCATGGAAAAGCGCGCCCAGACCGTTGAGGCCTACGACCAGATGATTGGCGAAGGCAACAAGGAGGGCAACGCCGTGGTTCAGACCGCCATCGACGGCCTTCTCGACCAGACCAAGACGATCGAACGCGTCATTGCCGCTCTCGATCTCGGCAAGATCGAACTAGAAGGCTCTCAAAGCCTCGACAATCCGAACGCTGTCTTCAACTAA
- a CDS encoding sigma-54-dependent Fis family transcriptional regulator — MNVSDHIKEIEHAADGRNTGRDAVVLESWRRCLDTYQLDPAKAREAVIVSETRLREHRQRSEDLVHIARSALEGLYRQVAEQNYVLLLSDRQGVTVEFLGDPSFNNNLRKAGLYLGSEWSEPRAGTCAVGACIATGEALTIHQTDHFDVTHTPLSCTAAPIYDTQGVLAAVLDISLLSSPILKTSQNMARHLVSSTVRRIELANLMASSRHDLVLRFAGAPEFLDIDPEAALSVDGAGRITGMTHGAARFLAASRGLDWRRSEDILGQRVEEFFEADLDELASHTRSSLPQDRQIMVKGGAVLYAHAIEPQQSRSGIALTRSKPRTTISRIGESGLAVQNLQRKVAKLAPSRLPILLQGETGTGKEHLARIIHDASGLSGRFVTVNCAAIPEQLIESELFGYLPGAFTGALPKGRKGLVEEADGGTLFLDEIGDMPLTAQSRLLRVLAEGEVLPVGGSTPQKVDFRVISASHRPLSDMVRAGDFREDLYYRLNAAVMTLPPLREREDFSWLLDRTLEKHGAPDRPLALSNAARVALVHHRWPGNIRELDNTIAFAAALCDDGLITVDDLPEHLIFTSVTPAIDDGDSDLRALLAACNGNISEAARRIGVDRTTLHRRMRKLGIGKPH; from the coding sequence ATGAATGTTTCGGATCACATAAAAGAAATCGAGCATGCCGCGGATGGCCGGAATACTGGACGCGATGCAGTCGTGTTGGAATCCTGGCGACGCTGCCTCGATACCTACCAGTTGGATCCGGCAAAAGCGCGGGAGGCCGTGATCGTGTCGGAGACGCGCCTGCGCGAACACCGTCAGCGCTCTGAAGATCTTGTGCATATTGCCCGCTCCGCCCTGGAGGGGCTTTACCGGCAGGTGGCGGAGCAGAATTACGTGCTTCTTCTGTCCGATCGGCAGGGAGTGACGGTCGAATTCCTCGGCGATCCATCCTTCAACAACAATTTGCGCAAGGCAGGACTTTACCTCGGATCGGAGTGGTCCGAGCCCCGCGCTGGCACTTGCGCTGTGGGAGCCTGCATTGCGACCGGCGAAGCGCTGACCATTCACCAGACCGACCATTTCGATGTCACGCATACGCCGCTCTCCTGCACGGCCGCGCCCATCTACGATACGCAAGGTGTTCTCGCGGCGGTGTTGGATATCTCGCTTTTGAGTTCTCCCATCCTCAAGACAAGTCAGAACATGGCTCGCCACCTCGTGTCTTCGACGGTGCGGAGAATAGAACTGGCGAACCTGATGGCCAGCAGCCGGCATGATCTCGTCCTGCGTTTTGCCGGCGCGCCGGAGTTTTTGGATATCGATCCGGAAGCGGCACTCTCCGTCGATGGCGCCGGCCGGATCACCGGCATGACCCATGGCGCCGCCCGCTTCCTTGCCGCATCGCGAGGTCTCGATTGGCGGAGGTCGGAAGATATTCTCGGACAACGCGTCGAAGAGTTTTTCGAAGCCGACCTCGATGAGCTTGCCTCGCATACCCGCTCCAGCCTTCCACAGGACAGGCAGATCATGGTGAAGGGCGGAGCCGTATTGTACGCCCACGCAATCGAACCGCAGCAGAGCAGATCGGGCATAGCACTGACGCGGTCGAAACCTCGGACGACGATTTCAAGGATCGGCGAAAGCGGACTGGCAGTCCAAAACCTTCAGCGGAAGGTGGCGAAACTTGCTCCTTCAAGACTTCCGATCCTTCTGCAGGGGGAGACCGGCACCGGAAAGGAGCATCTGGCGCGCATCATTCATGATGCAAGTGGGCTCTCCGGCCGGTTTGTCACCGTCAATTGTGCTGCTATACCCGAACAGCTGATTGAGAGCGAGTTGTTCGGCTATCTTCCAGGCGCTTTTACCGGCGCCTTACCAAAGGGACGCAAGGGGCTTGTGGAAGAAGCGGATGGCGGAACGCTTTTCCTGGATGAAATTGGCGATATGCCGCTGACTGCCCAGAGCAGGCTGCTGCGTGTTCTGGCAGAAGGAGAGGTTCTCCCCGTCGGCGGATCGACGCCGCAAAAGGTCGATTTCCGGGTGATCTCCGCGTCGCACCGCCCCTTGAGTGACATGGTGCGCGCTGGAGATTTCCGCGAAGATCTTTACTACCGGCTGAATGCCGCCGTTATGACCTTACCGCCGCTGAGAGAGCGCGAGGACTTTTCATGGCTTCTCGACAGGACACTGGAGAAGCACGGCGCACCAGATCGCCCGCTTGCCCTCTCCAATGCCGCGCGTGTGGCGCTCGTTCATCATCGATGGCCCGGCAATATTCGCGAGTTGGACAATACCATCGCTTTTGCTGCAGCGCTCTGCGACGACGGTTTGATTACGGTGGACGATCTCCCTGAGCACCTGATTTTCACATCCGTGACCCCCGCGATTGACGACGGGGATTCCGATCTTCGCGCGCTGCTAGCCGCTTGCAACGGCAACATATCCGAGGCGGCCAGACGGATCGGTGTGGATCGCACGACGCTGCATCGAAGGATGCGGAAGCTCGGCATCGGTAAGCCTCACTAA
- a CDS encoding PaaI family thioesterase — MAFTDPGDFRQRIEKSFARQGVVQAIRAELSRIEHRLVEIELPFHPKLTQQHGILHAGVIAAALDTACTYAAYTIVEPEASLLTIEFKVNLMSPGRGERFLFRGEITKPGSNIIVADGRAYAISDGPAKLIASMTGTMMVLKGREGFNENEL, encoded by the coding sequence ATGGCATTCACCGATCCTGGCGATTTTCGCCAGCGCATTGAAAAGAGCTTTGCACGCCAAGGCGTCGTCCAGGCAATCAGGGCCGAGCTTTCGCGTATCGAGCACAGGCTGGTCGAAATCGAACTGCCTTTTCACCCCAAGCTCACTCAGCAACACGGTATCTTGCATGCGGGCGTCATCGCCGCCGCACTCGATACCGCCTGCACCTATGCCGCCTACACTATCGTCGAGCCCGAAGCGTCCCTGCTGACAATCGAGTTCAAGGTCAATCTGATGTCCCCGGGGCGCGGCGAGCGTTTCCTCTTTCGTGGTGAAATCACCAAGCCCGGCAGCAACATCATCGTTGCCGACGGGCGCGCCTACGCGATCTCCGACGGACCTGCCAAGCTGATCGCGTCCATGACAGGCACGATGATGGTTTTGAAGGGCCGCGAAGGGTTCAACGAAAATGAGCTATGA
- a CDS encoding TspO/MBR family protein: MKHALVVYLVFIVVVVTCGALIGINNVPGDWYQSLNKPPFNPPNWIFGPVWTTLYVMIAIAGARTWLQSRMGGRMQLWGSQMLLNFLWSPMFFGMQSPAAGLIIIVPMLVCIIAFIIMASSRDRLSMWLFLPYAAWVSFATLLNASILYLN; encoded by the coding sequence ATGAAGCACGCGCTCGTCGTCTATCTCGTCTTTATCGTTGTCGTTGTTACCTGTGGCGCGTTGATTGGCATCAACAACGTGCCGGGCGACTGGTACCAGTCGCTGAACAAGCCGCCATTCAATCCTCCCAACTGGATTTTTGGTCCCGTCTGGACAACGCTGTATGTAATGATTGCGATCGCTGGCGCGCGCACGTGGTTGCAGAGCCGCATGGGCGGACGCATGCAGCTTTGGGGCAGCCAGATGCTGCTGAATTTCCTTTGGTCGCCGATGTTCTTCGGCATGCAGAGCCCGGCCGCGGGCCTGATCATCATCGTTCCGATGCTCGTCTGCATCATCGCCTTCATCATCATGGCGTCCAGCCGCGACCGCCTGTCCATGTGGCTCTTCCTCCCCTATGCCGCTTGGGTCTCTTTCGCCACGCTGCTGAATGCAAGCATCCTCTACTTGAACTAA
- a CDS encoding di-heme oxidoreductase family protein — protein sequence MKRTDLYRLFTPILAVLVCGLPSLAADTARRDISQSDLNRVRAVTAPTTDFSKAEPFEAMSAGAATTKVAPGNTSFSQPSATIDLEQGQNFKLGHALFQKLWVSAPSSTQASDGLGPLYNARSCQTCHINDGRGRPPRDGEDAVSMIARFARPARTPAEETLVQDHRVLNFPDVTYGAQLQNLAVPGLQAEGKLTVAYEEREMTLGDGDVVSLRKPTYRVDGLADGPLEAATSISPRIAQPTLGLGLIEAIAQEDILANADPEDKNRDGISGKPAWVRDHRSGALALGRFGWKAQNATVRDQAAMAFSHDLGISTPDAPNAYGDCTERQRDCLAMPTGVQKRLGDTEAPSPVLDLVTFYTENLSVPARRNVDAPNVLRGKQMFYDSGCASCHTPKFVTRRNADDPLHSFQLIWPYSDFLLHDMGDGLADGQPVGDATGNEWRTPPLWGIGLTGAVNGNDFYLHDGRARSLTEAILWHGGEGQKARDAFAALQKSDRQALLTFLESL from the coding sequence ATGAAGCGCACTGATCTGTATCGGCTCTTTACGCCCATCCTCGCCGTTCTCGTATGCGGCCTTCCGTCACTGGCTGCCGATACGGCTCGCCGTGACATTTCCCAAAGCGATCTTAATCGCGTTCGCGCGGTCACAGCGCCCACCACCGACTTCTCCAAGGCCGAACCATTCGAGGCCATGTCTGCCGGTGCAGCGACAACCAAGGTCGCTCCGGGCAATACGTCCTTCTCCCAACCATCCGCCACCATCGACCTGGAGCAGGGCCAGAACTTCAAGCTCGGTCACGCGCTGTTCCAGAAGCTGTGGGTGTCGGCCCCCTCTTCGACACAGGCCTCCGATGGGTTGGGGCCACTCTATAACGCCCGCTCCTGTCAGACCTGTCATATCAATGACGGGCGTGGACGCCCGCCCCGAGACGGAGAGGATGCAGTGTCGATGATCGCCCGCTTTGCTCGCCCTGCTCGCACGCCCGCCGAAGAGACGCTGGTCCAGGACCATCGCGTGCTGAACTTCCCGGATGTTACCTATGGCGCGCAACTGCAAAACCTTGCGGTGCCCGGCTTGCAGGCGGAAGGAAAATTGACCGTTGCCTATGAGGAGCGGGAGATGACGCTTGGCGACGGTGACGTGGTGTCACTGCGCAAACCGACCTATCGCGTCGATGGCTTGGCTGATGGCCCCCTCGAAGCAGCAACCTCCATCTCCCCCCGGATCGCACAGCCCACCCTTGGCCTCGGCCTGATCGAAGCGATCGCGCAGGAAGACATTCTCGCCAACGCCGATCCTGAGGACAAAAACCGCGATGGGATATCCGGCAAGCCCGCCTGGGTTCGCGATCATCGCTCAGGCGCGCTGGCGCTCGGTCGTTTCGGCTGGAAGGCGCAGAATGCCACGGTGCGGGATCAGGCCGCCATGGCCTTCTCCCACGATCTCGGCATCTCGACACCTGACGCGCCGAATGCCTATGGGGATTGCACCGAGCGGCAGAGGGACTGTCTCGCCATGCCGACCGGCGTGCAAAAACGACTGGGCGATACCGAAGCGCCATCCCCGGTTCTCGATCTCGTGACCTTCTACACCGAAAACCTGAGTGTTCCGGCCCGACGCAATGTGGATGCCCCCAATGTCCTGCGCGGTAAGCAGATGTTCTACGACAGCGGCTGCGCGTCCTGTCATACACCTAAATTCGTGACCAGACGTAACGCCGACGATCCGCTTCACTCCTTCCAGCTGATTTGGCCCTACTCGGATTTTCTTTTGCATGACATGGGCGATGGTTTGGCGGATGGACAGCCAGTCGGCGATGCGACGGGCAATGAATGGCGTACGCCGCCGCTCTGGGGGATCGGCTTGACGGGCGCCGTCAACGGTAACGATTTCTATCTGCATGACGGGCGGGCGCGCAGTCTGACTGAAGCCATTCTCTGGCACGGCGGTGAGGGGCAAAAAGCGCGCGACGCCTTTGCCGCCTTGCAAAAATCTGACCGGCAGGCATTGCTGACATTTCTGGAGTCTCTTTGA
- a CDS encoding DUF1513 domain-containing protein encodes MDKDRRLLIDRRSFIKAAGIPFLASLAPRSLFALERTDAVFASAFRARDGAYGVATLSEAGEIIDRVALPARAHGMAFSPETGMTVAFARRPGTFFVAFDPGGRSAPVVVNTPEGRHFYGHGQFSPDGTILYASENDFDGNRGVIGLYDARDGFRRIGEYDAYGIGTHDMTVSADGTMIVIANGGIETHPDFGRTKLNIDRMEPSLVLLDAATGSLIQKHALPERLKQLSTRHVDLGNDGRIWFACQYEGPRNDVPPLAGYFSKGEDLRFVSLPDETTARLANYVGAIAVNREAGMVGLTSPNGNAFVTLNEKNGAVLTQTTLREAAGVAASDRGVIASSYDGEFAGRMSGVSWDQHIARISR; translated from the coding sequence GTGGACAAGGACCGGCGTCTCCTGATCGACAGGCGCAGCTTTATCAAGGCAGCAGGTATTCCCTTTCTGGCATCGCTCGCGCCGCGTTCGCTCTTCGCGCTGGAGCGCACGGATGCCGTCTTCGCCTCCGCCTTCCGGGCTCGTGACGGCGCCTATGGTGTCGCGACGTTGAGCGAGGCTGGCGAGATCATCGACAGGGTCGCCTTGCCGGCACGAGCGCACGGCATGGCTTTCAGCCCCGAGACGGGTATGACGGTCGCTTTCGCCCGCAGGCCAGGCACATTCTTCGTCGCCTTCGATCCTGGCGGTCGCAGCGCGCCGGTCGTCGTCAACACCCCGGAAGGCCGTCACTTTTACGGACATGGCCAGTTTTCACCGGATGGCACGATCCTCTATGCCAGCGAGAACGACTTCGACGGCAATCGCGGTGTGATCGGCCTTTATGATGCGCGAGACGGCTTTCGCCGCATTGGCGAATATGACGCATATGGGATTGGTACTCACGACATGACGGTGAGTGCCGATGGCACCATGATCGTGATTGCCAATGGCGGCATCGAGACCCACCCGGATTTCGGCCGCACCAAGCTCAACATCGACCGCATGGAGCCCTCCCTCGTGCTTCTGGACGCTGCGACGGGCAGCCTTATACAGAAACACGCACTTCCGGAGCGGTTGAAGCAGCTTTCCACCCGCCACGTCGATCTCGGCAATGACGGTCGAATCTGGTTTGCCTGCCAGTATGAAGGCCCGCGCAATGACGTGCCGCCACTCGCCGGCTATTTCTCCAAGGGCGAAGATCTACGCTTCGTTTCTCTTCCCGATGAAACGACCGCCCGACTTGCCAACTATGTCGGTGCCATTGCCGTCAACCGAGAGGCAGGCATGGTCGGGCTAACGTCTCCCAACGGCAACGCCTTCGTGACACTGAACGAAAAGAACGGCGCGGTACTGACGCAGACGACACTTCGTGAAGCGGCAGGCGTCGCCGCATCGGATCGCGGCGTCATTGCGTCCTCCTATGATGGGGAATTTGCGGGCAGGATGAGTGGGGTTTCATGGGATCAGCATATTGCGCGGATCTCACGCTAA
- a CDS encoding NAD(P)/FAD-dependent oxidoreductase, with the protein MLDVSPVTKIDTALSKLGKALEAGDIDAAVHMFQADCYWRDLVTFTWNLKTLEGREEIRGMLEKQLAAIKPSGFVQDGKEPASEGGGVTEGWFEFETATARGYGHIRLKDGLIWTLLTTMSELKGHEEPKGVRRPMGAEHGHDRNRRTWKEKREAEATELGYSEQPYVVIIGGGQGGIALGARLRQLGVPAIIIEKNERPGDSWRKRYKSLCLHDPVWYDHLPYIPFPENWPVFTPKDKVGDWLEMYTKVMELNYWGSTTCKSAQYDEAKGEWTVIVDRAGEDVVLRPKQLVLATGMSGKPNIPKFPGQEIFKGEQQHSSQHPGPDAYAGKKVVVIGSNNSAHDICAALWEAGADVTMLQRSSTHIVKSDSLMEIGLGDLYSERAVASGMTTRKADLIFASLPYRIMHEFQIPIYNRIREKDADFYAALEKAGFMLDFGDDESGLFMKYLRRGSGYYIDVGACDLVIDGSIKLKSGVDVSHLTENAVVLKDGTELPADLVVYATGYGSMNGWAADLISRKVADKVGKCWGLGSNTTKDPGPWEGEQRNMWKPTQQQALWFHGGNLHQSRHYSQYLSLQLKARQVGLETPVYGLEQPHHLA; encoded by the coding sequence ATGCTTGATGTCAGTCCCGTCACCAAAATCGACACCGCCCTTTCCAAGCTCGGTAAAGCGCTGGAAGCCGGCGACATCGATGCCGCCGTCCACATGTTTCAAGCCGATTGCTACTGGCGCGATCTAGTGACCTTCACCTGGAACCTGAAGACGCTGGAAGGCCGCGAAGAGATCCGCGGCATGCTGGAGAAGCAGCTTGCGGCCATCAAGCCTTCCGGCTTTGTCCAGGATGGCAAGGAGCCGGCGTCGGAAGGCGGTGGCGTCACCGAGGGCTGGTTCGAATTCGAGACAGCCACGGCGCGTGGGTACGGCCACATCCGTCTGAAGGATGGGCTGATCTGGACCTTGCTGACAACGATGAGCGAGTTGAAGGGTCACGAAGAGCCGAAGGGCGTTCGCCGTCCGATGGGCGCCGAACATGGTCATGACCGCAATCGCAGGACCTGGAAGGAGAAGCGCGAAGCCGAGGCCACAGAACTCGGTTATTCTGAGCAACCCTATGTCGTCATCATCGGCGGAGGCCAGGGGGGCATTGCGCTTGGAGCGCGTCTTCGTCAACTCGGCGTTCCTGCGATCATCATCGAAAAGAACGAGCGGCCGGGCGACAGCTGGCGCAAGCGCTACAAGTCACTCTGCCTGCACGATCCCGTCTGGTACGATCATCTCCCCTATATTCCATTCCCGGAAAACTGGCCGGTCTTCACTCCCAAGGACAAGGTCGGCGATTGGCTGGAGATGTACACCAAGGTCATGGAGCTGAACTACTGGGGCTCTACCACCTGCAAATCGGCGCAATATGACGAGGCTAAGGGCGAATGGACAGTCATTGTCGACCGTGCCGGTGAGGACGTCGTGCTGCGGCCGAAACAGCTCGTGCTGGCCACCGGCATGTCGGGCAAGCCAAACATTCCGAAATTTCCGGGGCAGGAGATCTTCAAGGGAGAGCAGCAGCACTCGTCGCAGCATCCTGGCCCGGATGCATATGCCGGAAAGAAGGTGGTCGTCATCGGCTCCAACAACTCGGCCCATGATATCTGCGCGGCCCTTTGGGAGGCAGGTGCCGATGTCACCATGCTACAGCGGTCATCCACCCATATCGTCAAATCGGACTCGTTGATGGAAATCGGTCTCGGTGATCTTTACTCCGAACGCGCAGTGGCAAGCGGCATGACGACGCGCAAGGCCGATCTCATCTTCGCCTCGCTCCCCTACAGGATCATGCATGAGTTTCAGATCCCGATTTACAACCGGATACGGGAAAAGGATGCAGACTTTTATGCAGCACTGGAGAAAGCAGGTTTCATGCTGGACTTTGGGGATGACGAATCCGGTCTCTTCATGAAGTATCTTCGCCGCGGTTCCGGCTACTACATCGACGTCGGCGCTTGCGATCTGGTGATCGACGGGTCGATCAAATTGAAGTCCGGCGTGGATGTCTCTCACCTCACGGAAAATGCCGTGGTCTTGAAGGACGGCACGGAGCTGCCGGCCGATCTGGTGGTCTACGCCACCGGTTATGGCTCGATGAATGGCTGGGCGGCCGATCTCATCTCCCGCAAGGTGGCAGACAAGGTGGGCAAATGCTGGGGCCTTGGCTCCAACACGACGAAGGACCCCGGCCCATGGGAAGGGGAGCAGCGCAATATGTGGAAGCCGACCCAACAACAGGCGCTGTGGTTCCATGGTGGCAACCTGCATCAGTCACGCCACTACTCGCAATATCTGTCGCTTCAACTGAAGGCGCGCCAGGTCGGGCTTGAAACCCCGGTCTATGGTCTGGAGCAGCCCCATCACCTTGCGTGA
- a CDS encoding 2,3-butanediol dehydrogenase, which yields MRALRFHAAKDLRIEDVPDPKHPGPGQVLVRNRFVGICGTDLHEYSYGPIFIPIEPHPFTGAHGPQILGHEFGGVVEAVGEGVTSVRAGDRVSIQPLVMPRSGDYFADRGLFHLSPQLALVGLSWDGGGMAEAALVNEYNVQKIPDGMTDEEAALVEPTAVAVYACDRGGVTAGNSVLVTGAGPIGMLTLLAARAAGAAQLFVSDLNDARLELARSVIPDVITINPKRDHVGDVVRSATEGLVGCDVAIECVGNEHALKACVDAVRKQGVVVQTGLHPHENPLDWFQVTFRDLEIKGSWAYPTHYWPRVIRLIASGLLPATKIVTKRITLDTAVSEGFDALLDPAGTHLKILIDLSK from the coding sequence ATGCGCGCCCTTAGATTTCATGCGGCCAAGGATCTGCGGATCGAAGACGTTCCCGATCCCAAACATCCCGGACCGGGACAGGTTCTGGTCCGCAACCGCTTCGTCGGCATATGCGGCACCGATCTCCACGAATATAGCTACGGTCCGATCTTTATTCCTATAGAGCCGCACCCTTTCACGGGCGCGCATGGCCCACAAATCCTGGGCCATGAATTTGGTGGCGTGGTCGAGGCGGTTGGTGAAGGCGTGACCTCCGTTCGCGCCGGTGATCGCGTATCGATCCAGCCGCTCGTCATGCCGCGATCCGGCGATTACTTCGCCGATCGCGGCCTCTTCCACCTCAGCCCTCAACTGGCCCTCGTCGGGCTGAGCTGGGATGGCGGCGGCATGGCCGAGGCCGCGCTGGTCAACGAATACAACGTCCAGAAAATTCCGGACGGCATGACCGATGAGGAGGCAGCACTCGTCGAGCCGACGGCCGTCGCCGTCTATGCCTGCGATCGTGGCGGCGTGACCGCCGGCAACAGCGTCCTGGTAACGGGTGCAGGACCGATCGGCATGTTGACGCTTCTCGCCGCCCGCGCCGCCGGTGCTGCACAGCTTTTCGTCTCCGATCTCAACGATGCACGCCTCGAGCTGGCTCGCAGCGTTATTCCCGACGTCATCACGATCAACCCAAAGCGCGATCATGTGGGTGATGTTGTGCGCTCGGCGACCGAAGGACTGGTCGGCTGCGATGTCGCGATCGAATGCGTCGGCAACGAACATGCTTTGAAAGCCTGTGTCGATGCGGTGCGCAAGCAGGGCGTCGTTGTGCAGACGGGTCTCCACCCGCATGAAAACCCGCTCGACTGGTTCCAGGTGACCTTCCGGGATCTCGAGATCAAGGGCTCCTGGGCTTACCCGACCCACTACTGGCCACGGGTGATCCGCTTGATTGCCTCTGGCCTGTTACCCGCCACGAAGATCGTCACCAAGCGCATCACGCTGGATACCGCTGTTTCGGAGGGCTTCGATGCCTTGCTGGACCCAGCCGGTACGCATCTGAAGATCCTCATCGATCTTTCGAAGTAG